In Zobellia roscoffensis, the following are encoded in one genomic region:
- a CDS encoding iron chaperone yields the protein MRTTIKSVVPNAEEAISYGMPAHKYHGPLVYFAAYKNYIGFYATPSGHKAFAKELINYKQGKGSVQFPLGEPMPYRLIERIVKFRAEENLAKANVK from the coding sequence ATAAGGACAACTATTAAAAGTGTTGTGCCTAATGCCGAAGAAGCTATAAGTTATGGTATGCCGGCTCATAAATATCATGGGCCTTTAGTGTATTTTGCTGCGTACAAAAATTATATTGGGTTTTATGCTACACCTTCCGGACACAAGGCATTTGCTAAAGAGTTGATAAATTACAAACAAGGTAAAGGATCGGTTCAGTTTCCGCTGGGGGAACCCATGCCGTATAGGTTAATTGAGAGAATCGTAAAATTTAGGGCGGAAGAAAACTTGGCAAAAGCGAATGTCAAATGA
- a CDS encoding hybrid sensor histidine kinase/response regulator transcription factor, whose translation MKINSEHPAGNKSVSGFMSKKVYSTFVCLLFFLCLFAQESDLEFSQNYTITDGLAHNGTTSILEDSRGYIWVGTFEGLNRYDGYEFKTFKNTLSKDLFISNRIRSLKEDTKGNIWIGTDEGISLYNYNLEEFSDIYSNQLAKKGIKGPVVRDITINKNQGTILCATEKYGILIFNDDYTLKDEYSPTAFYENGAVEFYSSLSVDKSTYLYATSVGLLSFSLNDHQFTKVVSDEISNCESLLRINASTFLATLKSGFAILSYQKNGANYDYRVVKNNLLPSQNFNSSGFDHENNLWLGTLNNGAVRINDINTFSKDTDIDYSLFKFQNRQLRISCFSTTSNNRFWVGSFDKGIFRFDLKKNPFKEFDGQSPYEFGVSDRHLIHIAPLDDHRAYLTKNQGGLALFNSETSQFEPLPSVFSEKYASRISSVYIDKRKRTWFRVPEKGYFRLNPGEKNPLPINVSSLPEFSGIESYKITEDKKGNLWLGSRRGIYKISVDKKGNVTRIEALNDNPYFDNFKMILARYVYADPEHDFIWVGTAEDGLFRINIKDDPLLKHAEIKHLRMDKKEGGLPNNFVSAITRSPDGCLWIGTEGAGICKVENSENEPIFIPFSEKDGLSNNVVKSINVDHAGNLWIATNVGLNKFYPKDKKFRKFGKEDGLPFEDFWYASSYLDNGTLILAGLEGFSFFKPYSIKDAEVLPILHFGGFKVYNKTVLPKDTINKRVLLSERLHNGQRLDLKYNENVFTVEALSLHFASPKNHFLKYRLLPIDQNWLQTTSDQRMINYNGLQPGEYMLEVAASNAIGEWTKPKTLNITIAPPFWKTPLAYLLYTLLTLIILGIVLFYIMKVQSLRYNIQLEQIEKDKVKEVNAAKLRFFANISHELKTPLNLISSPVKLLSERYKNNIDSQEKLNIVARQSKKIAQLIDQIHDFERVDANLMEMNYSRFYFDAFIESLVPDFHFLAYNSHKRLEVISKKSNIVVSADRDKLEKVFNNLLSNAFKYTGANDNISITYTSDDKDLLVSVTDSGRGIDDDDLPHIFERFYQSRKRESVHSTGSGIGLAFSKKLVEMHYGYLEAFSEIGVGTTITVRLPVVKKESADDQASKENAIIIAENEVSDAETTIAKTEISKIKTSGDHSENLIFYVEDVLDMRLYVSKVLSKFFKVKTFTNGRECLDAMEDQWPDLVISDIQMPVMNGLELCKRIKADIKTSHIPVILLTALDDIENQIQGIKDGADAYIKKPFDARRLVARTEALLENKKRLRERFKIGIPLTKDNNLNIRNDNAFLEKLYHLMAKNLDNQNLDMDQFARQLYLNRTHFYQKVKALTDKTPFEMLKMYRLKKAAELLVQQPDLSVNEVYTMTGFKSRTHFSKLFKEMYHTTPGKYASLKKD comes from the coding sequence TTGAAAATTAATTCCGAACACCCAGCAGGTAATAAATCGGTTTCTGGTTTTATGTCCAAAAAAGTTTACTCAACATTTGTATGTCTTCTCTTCTTTCTGTGCCTTTTTGCTCAAGAAAGCGACCTTGAGTTCTCTCAAAATTATACAATTACCGATGGTTTAGCTCATAATGGAACGACTTCAATTCTAGAAGATTCAAGAGGTTACATATGGGTAGGCACTTTTGAAGGTCTAAACCGTTATGATGGCTATGAATTCAAGACTTTCAAGAACACACTGAGTAAAGACCTTTTTATAAGCAATCGTATTAGATCACTTAAAGAAGATACAAAGGGTAATATATGGATTGGCACGGATGAGGGTATTTCCCTATATAACTATAACCTAGAAGAGTTCAGCGACATTTATTCAAATCAACTCGCCAAAAAAGGAATTAAAGGGCCGGTCGTTAGGGATATTACTATAAACAAAAACCAAGGCACTATTCTCTGTGCTACTGAAAAATATGGTATTCTAATATTTAACGATGATTATACCTTAAAAGACGAATATTCCCCCACGGCCTTTTATGAAAATGGGGCCGTTGAATTCTACAGTTCACTATCTGTAGACAAAAGTACATACCTCTATGCTACATCTGTAGGCCTGCTTTCTTTTAGCTTAAACGACCATCAATTCACAAAAGTAGTTTCCGATGAAATAAGTAATTGCGAGTCTTTGTTGCGTATTAACGCATCTACTTTTTTGGCAACACTTAAATCCGGCTTCGCAATACTTTCTTATCAAAAGAACGGTGCCAATTATGACTACCGAGTCGTTAAAAATAACCTGTTACCCTCACAAAACTTCAACAGCTCTGGTTTTGACCACGAAAACAATCTCTGGCTTGGCACTTTGAACAACGGTGCTGTTCGCATTAATGATATTAATACCTTTTCTAAGGACACAGACATAGATTATTCATTATTTAAGTTCCAGAACAGGCAACTTCGTATAAGCTGTTTTAGCACTACCTCCAATAACCGGTTTTGGGTGGGTTCTTTTGATAAAGGTATTTTTCGTTTTGACCTTAAAAAAAATCCATTCAAAGAATTTGACGGACAAAGCCCTTATGAATTTGGTGTAAGTGATCGACATTTAATTCATATAGCCCCATTGGACGATCACAGGGCCTACTTGACCAAAAACCAAGGGGGCTTGGCTCTTTTCAATTCAGAAACGTCTCAATTTGAACCATTACCCTCTGTTTTTTCAGAAAAATATGCTTCAAGAATTTCTTCAGTGTATATTGATAAAAGAAAAAGAACCTGGTTTAGGGTTCCAGAAAAGGGTTACTTTAGATTAAATCCGGGAGAGAAAAACCCCCTACCCATTAATGTTAGCTCGCTCCCTGAATTTTCAGGGATAGAATCTTATAAAATAACAGAAGACAAAAAGGGGAACCTCTGGCTTGGTTCTAGAAGAGGTATTTACAAGATTTCGGTAGATAAAAAAGGTAACGTCACCAGAATAGAAGCCCTGAACGACAATCCGTATTTTGATAATTTTAAAATGATATTGGCCCGTTATGTATATGCAGACCCTGAGCATGATTTTATATGGGTGGGCACAGCGGAAGACGGTCTTTTTAGAATTAATATTAAAGATGACCCTTTATTAAAACATGCAGAAATCAAGCACCTCCGGATGGACAAGAAGGAAGGTGGTCTACCAAATAATTTTGTTTCAGCTATTACAAGGTCACCAGATGGTTGCCTGTGGATCGGAACGGAAGGTGCCGGAATCTGTAAAGTAGAAAATAGTGAAAATGAACCTATTTTCATCCCTTTTTCCGAAAAGGACGGCTTATCCAATAACGTTGTAAAAAGTATAAATGTAGACCATGCTGGCAATCTTTGGATAGCTACCAATGTAGGCCTAAATAAATTTTACCCTAAAGATAAAAAGTTTAGAAAATTCGGAAAAGAAGACGGTTTGCCTTTTGAAGATTTCTGGTACGCATCTAGCTATCTAGACAACGGCACCCTAATATTGGCAGGCCTTGAGGGTTTCTCTTTCTTTAAACCCTACTCTATTAAAGACGCAGAAGTTTTACCGATTCTACACTTTGGAGGTTTTAAGGTCTATAACAAAACGGTACTTCCTAAAGATACAATCAATAAAAGGGTTTTACTATCTGAACGGCTCCACAATGGACAACGCCTGGATCTAAAATACAACGAAAACGTATTTACCGTAGAAGCGCTTTCACTGCATTTTGCCTCTCCAAAAAACCACTTTCTAAAATACAGATTATTGCCCATTGACCAAAACTGGCTACAGACCACTTCTGACCAGCGTATGATAAATTACAATGGTTTACAGCCTGGAGAATATATGTTAGAAGTGGCAGCATCCAATGCCATTGGCGAATGGACCAAACCCAAGACCCTTAACATTACCATTGCTCCTCCTTTTTGGAAAACACCCCTGGCATACCTGCTTTATACCCTGTTAACCTTAATAATTTTAGGTATTGTCCTATTCTATATTATGAAGGTACAGTCATTGCGCTACAACATTCAATTAGAGCAAATAGAAAAAGACAAGGTCAAAGAAGTGAATGCTGCAAAACTCCGGTTTTTTGCCAACATATCCCACGAGCTTAAAACACCACTTAATCTTATTTCAAGTCCGGTTAAACTTTTATCAGAACGGTACAAAAACAATATAGACTCTCAGGAAAAACTGAATATCGTTGCCAGACAGTCCAAAAAAATTGCGCAACTCATAGACCAGATTCATGATTTTGAACGTGTAGATGCTAATTTAATGGAAATGAACTATTCAAGATTTTATTTTGATGCGTTTATAGAAAGCCTAGTGCCTGACTTTCATTTCTTAGCCTACAACAGCCATAAAAGGCTAGAAGTCATTTCCAAAAAATCCAATATTGTGGTGTCTGCAGACCGAGACAAATTAGAAAAAGTATTCAATAACCTGTTGAGTAACGCCTTCAAATATACTGGAGCAAACGATAACATTTCTATTACCTACACAAGTGATGACAAAGACCTTCTTGTCTCTGTAACCGATTCAGGAAGAGGTATTGATGATGATGACCTACCTCATATTTTTGAAAGGTTCTATCAGTCTCGGAAAAGAGAAAGCGTACATTCTACCGGTTCAGGTATAGGTCTTGCCTTTTCCAAAAAATTGGTAGAAATGCATTACGGTTATTTAGAAGCTTTTAGCGAAATAGGTGTTGGTACAACCATAACGGTGCGTCTACCGGTGGTCAAAAAAGAATCTGCGGACGACCAAGCTTCTAAAGAAAATGCCATTATAATAGCCGAAAATGAGGTGTCAGATGCAGAAACGACGATAGCAAAAACTGAAATTTCCAAAATTAAAACAAGCGGTGACCACTCAGAAAACCTTATTTTTTACGTAGAGGATGTGCTAGATATGCGTCTATACGTATCAAAAGTACTTTCTAAATTTTTTAAGGTAAAAACATTTACAAATGGCAGAGAATGCTTAGATGCCATGGAAGACCAATGGCCTGATTTAGTCATAAGCGACATTCAAATGCCGGTTATGAATGGCCTAGAGCTGTGTAAGCGCATTAAAGCAGATATAAAAACAAGCCATATTCCGGTTATTCTCCTTACCGCATTGGATGATATAGAAAATCAGATTCAAGGTATTAAAGATGGAGCGGACGCCTACATTAAAAAACCATTTGATGCCCGCAGACTCGTAGCCCGAACCGAAGCTTTGTTAGAAAACAAAAAACGGTTGCGTGAGCGTTTTAAAATAGGAATTCCACTTACCAAGGACAACAACCTCAACATCAGAAACGATAATGCGTTTCTTGAAAAGCTATATCATCTCATGGCCAAAAATCTAGACAATCAAAATCTAGATATGGACCAATTTGCGCGTCAACTTTACCTCAACAGAACGCATTTCTATCAAAAAGTAAAAGCACTAACTGATAAAACTCCGTTTGAAATGCTAAAAATGTACCGTTTAAAAAAGGCCGCGGAACTATTGGTACAACAACCAGACCTATCCGTCAACGAAGTCTACACTATGACGGGTTTTAAAAGCCGAACACATTTTAGCAAGCTCTTTAAAGAAATGTATCATACTACACCTGGGAAATATGCTTCCCTGAAAAAAGACTAA
- a CDS encoding phosphotransferase enzyme family protein — MSTYSSEELNELLGHFSLPQKEYLIKPLTDGLINDTFLIFDAATPLYILQRVNHLVFTDVKGLMNNIQQAFKYLKGDDYTRITLVSPKTAGSHYISPTGNHWRVMTYINGSTAYNTTEDANIAFEAGRIISRFNSLLQQADLEDYVDTIPCFHDISLRQEQFKSTIKTAAPEKLEIAEKAIVFTNTILEKLTALDLAGLPVRVCHNDTKLNNILFSKETNKALCLIDLDTLMKGYFLYDFGDAVRTIANTAPEDEQDHSKIIFDKKLFEAFINGLATNGSFLTKTEIEILPWGAVLMPFLHGIRALTDYLNNNIYYKVAYENQNLDRSLSLYSFTQKALNHIDYMEGVLKEKLG, encoded by the coding sequence ATGAGTACGTATTCTAGCGAAGAGCTTAACGAATTATTAGGGCACTTTTCATTGCCTCAAAAGGAGTATTTGATCAAACCGTTAACAGACGGTTTGATCAATGATACCTTTTTGATTTTTGATGCTGCCACCCCATTATACATCTTACAACGGGTAAACCATCTTGTCTTTACCGATGTTAAAGGGCTGATGAATAATATTCAACAAGCTTTTAAATATTTAAAGGGAGACGATTATACCAGAATAACTTTGGTGTCGCCTAAAACAGCAGGTAGTCACTATATCTCACCTACTGGCAACCATTGGCGGGTCATGACGTATATAAACGGCAGCACCGCTTATAACACCACAGAAGATGCAAACATTGCTTTTGAAGCTGGAAGAATTATTTCTAGATTCAATTCGCTTTTACAGCAAGCAGATTTAGAAGATTATGTTGATACTATTCCTTGCTTTCATGATATAAGCTTACGGCAGGAGCAATTTAAATCCACTATTAAAACGGCAGCTCCAGAAAAACTAGAAATCGCAGAAAAAGCCATAGTTTTCACTAATACTATTTTAGAAAAGTTAACGGCACTGGATTTAGCTGGTCTACCAGTAAGAGTTTGCCATAATGACACCAAACTAAATAACATCCTATTTTCAAAAGAAACCAATAAAGCCCTTTGCCTTATTGACCTGGATACTCTAATGAAAGGGTATTTTCTTTATGATTTTGGTGATGCCGTACGCACTATAGCCAATACTGCTCCGGAAGATGAACAAGACCACAGTAAAATAATCTTTGACAAGAAATTGTTTGAAGCCTTTATCAACGGCTTAGCTACCAATGGTTCATTTTTAACAAAAACCGAAATTGAAATATTACCATGGGGTGCTGTTCTCATGCCTTTTTTACATGGTATACGAGCTTTGACGGATTACCTCAACAACAATATATATTATAAAGTAGCTTACGAAAACCAAAACCTAGACCGTAGTTTAAGTCTATATAGTTTTACTCAGAAAGCATTGAACCATATAGATTATATGGAAGGTGTATTAAAAGAAAAACTAGGTTAA
- a CDS encoding nucleotidyltransferase family protein encodes MTLLLMAAGSGSRYGKLKQFDDLGPNGEFLMEFGIYDALKNGFDHIVLITKKENVSLAEDHLRPKLPANIKLDVLAQEITDLPEGCSFSGERKKPWGTAHAVWTARNVINGPFAVLNADDFYGQSAYANAANFAREHNNDNTFALVGYTLKNTLSEHGSVSRGVCQVNGDDLVSVDERLKLEPKDGKVLDLDSGNEYTGEEQVSMNFWVCQPSIFDKIESEFRTFLADDNLATTSELYIPKTVQEMLQAGEIKVKVVPSGGDWFGVTYASDREKAVANLQGKTDAGKYPSPLWPKK; translated from the coding sequence ATGACCTTATTATTAATGGCCGCTGGTAGTGGTAGCCGATACGGAAAACTGAAACAATTTGACGATTTAGGCCCTAACGGGGAATTCTTAATGGAGTTTGGTATTTATGACGCTCTTAAAAACGGTTTTGACCATATTGTTCTCATTACTAAAAAGGAAAATGTTTCTTTAGCCGAAGACCATTTGCGTCCTAAATTACCTGCCAACATTAAACTAGATGTCTTGGCTCAAGAAATTACTGATTTACCAGAGGGATGTTCTTTCTCTGGCGAGCGTAAAAAACCTTGGGGTACAGCACATGCAGTTTGGACCGCAAGAAACGTGATAAACGGACCTTTTGCAGTTTTAAATGCAGATGATTTCTACGGACAATCCGCTTACGCTAACGCTGCTAATTTTGCACGTGAACATAATAATGACAATACTTTTGCCCTTGTGGGTTACACTTTAAAAAACACCTTATCAGAACATGGTTCTGTATCTAGAGGGGTTTGCCAAGTAAATGGAGACGATTTAGTTTCTGTGGATGAACGTTTAAAACTTGAGCCAAAAGATGGTAAAGTACTTGACCTTGATTCTGGTAATGAATATACAGGCGAAGAGCAGGTGAGTATGAACTTCTGGGTATGCCAACCTTCAATTTTTGATAAAATCGAGAGTGAATTCAGAACTTTTCTAGCTGATGATAATCTAGCCACAACTAGTGAGCTTTACATTCCAAAGACAGTTCAGGAAATGTTACAGGCCGGCGAAATAAAAGTAAAAGTAGTACCGTCCGGTGGTGATTGGTTTGGCGTAACTTATGCCAGTGATCGTGAGAAAGCGGTTGCCAACCTTCAAGGTAAGACCGATGCGGGCAAGTACCCTTCTCCGCTTTGGCCAAAAAAATAA
- a CDS encoding sulfatase family protein: MMKIKGLVLLLFLLVIKVNAQKDERPNILVIIFDDAGLDMSAYGSTYVNTPGFDAIAKEGVLFNRAYTPNAKCAPSRASIITGRNSWQLDAAANHVIYFPSKFKTYQEVLLELGYTTGYTSKGYGPALTLTADGKERAVMGKVYNEEKLKPATTGISDNDYSGNFNDFLSKAPENKPWSFWVGSVEPHRGYEYGTGKKLGGKTEEMIKDFPPYWPDNEVTRNDLLDYAYEIEDTDKHIVKILETLKESNQLDNTLIIVTSDHGMPFPRVKGDQYENSNHIPMAMLWKNKMQVKNRTVDDYVSFIDLAPTFLDVAGVDWQSSGMHPAAGKSLKNIIVSEKSGQIESDRDYVLVGKERHDTGRPDDVGYPIRGIHKNNMLYVKNYEIDRWPKGNPETGYLNTDGSPTKTEILNLRRNGSKEFWKMNFGKRVEEELYDVANDPFCIHNLATNPKYQKTKEALKIEMEAKLLAQGDLRMSGYGHLYEKAPFVRGRNFYSDFIEGRKPKAGWVNDADFEPYLLDGDGNELQEIGNEIKN, from the coding sequence ATGATGAAGATTAAAGGTTTAGTGTTGTTACTGTTTTTATTAGTAATAAAAGTTAATGCCCAGAAAGATGAGAGACCCAATATTTTGGTAATTATTTTTGATGATGCTGGGCTGGATATGAGTGCCTACGGTAGTACTTATGTAAATACTCCGGGTTTTGATGCAATTGCGAAAGAGGGTGTGCTTTTTAACAGAGCGTATACCCCGAACGCTAAATGTGCCCCATCTAGGGCATCTATCATAACAGGTAGAAACTCATGGCAACTGGATGCGGCTGCAAATCATGTCATCTATTTTCCTTCAAAATTTAAGACATATCAAGAAGTGTTATTGGAGCTAGGTTATACTACGGGGTATACTTCAAAGGGTTACGGCCCTGCTTTAACGCTTACCGCAGATGGCAAAGAGAGAGCCGTTATGGGCAAGGTTTACAATGAAGAAAAACTTAAACCGGCTACTACGGGTATTTCCGATAATGACTATAGTGGCAATTTCAATGATTTTCTTTCCAAGGCGCCAGAGAACAAACCGTGGAGTTTTTGGGTAGGAAGTGTTGAGCCTCACCGAGGTTATGAGTATGGCACAGGAAAAAAATTAGGTGGTAAGACCGAAGAAATGATTAAGGACTTCCCCCCATATTGGCCAGATAACGAGGTTACCCGTAATGACCTTTTGGACTATGCTTATGAAATTGAGGATACGGATAAGCATATTGTAAAGATTCTGGAAACGCTAAAGGAAAGCAACCAATTAGATAATACTCTGATTATAGTTACTTCTGATCACGGTATGCCTTTTCCTAGAGTAAAAGGCGACCAGTATGAAAATTCAAATCACATTCCTATGGCCATGTTATGGAAGAATAAAATGCAGGTCAAGAATAGAACGGTAGATGATTACGTAAGCTTTATTGATCTTGCACCCACGTTTTTAGATGTGGCAGGAGTAGATTGGCAATCTTCGGGTATGCATCCTGCAGCGGGCAAAAGTTTAAAGAATATAATTGTTTCCGAAAAATCCGGGCAGATAGAGTCGGATCGCGATTATGTTCTTGTGGGTAAAGAAAGGCATGATACGGGTAGGCCAGATGATGTAGGTTATCCGATTAGGGGGATTCATAAAAACAATATGTTGTACGTTAAGAATTATGAGATAGATAGATGGCCAAAGGGAAATCCAGAAACTGGTTATCTAAATACAGATGGTAGCCCAACAAAAACAGAAATTTTAAACCTTAGAAGAAATGGAAGCAAAGAATTCTGGAAAATGAATTTTGGAAAAAGGGTTGAAGAAGAGTTATATGATGTGGCGAATGACCCATTTTGTATTCATAATTTGGCGACCAATCCAAAATATCAAAAAACTAAGGAAGCCCTAAAAATAGAGATGGAGGCGAAATTATTGGCTCAAGGAGATTTACGAATGTCCGGTTATGGACATCTATATGAAAAAGCACCTTTTGTTAGGGGAAGAAATTTTTATTCTGATTTTATTGAGGGTAGAAAACCAAAGGCTGGTTGGGTAAATGATGCTGATTTTGAGCCTTACCTGTTAGATGGGGATGGTAATGAGCTTCAGGAAATAGGTAATGAAATAAAAAACTGA
- a CDS encoding helix-turn-helix transcriptional regulator produces the protein MGLDTINRFDRIVAILIQLQSKRIVKAQELADRFDVSLRTIYRDIRSLEASGVPISSEAGVGYSIMEGYRLPPVMFTREEAGSFVAAEKLMQKFTDTSLGSHHKSAMYKVKSVLRGKEKDWISTLEAQVLIDPTQTPFDENIPNALEILFESIADKKQVFLKYHSLNSEKPSDRFIEPVGLFHENNFWYVLGYCLFRKDYRQFRTDRMLRITGTDKPFTLEHGMLDEHLNKRPDKEKTKIVISVDKSIARYISTGRKQYGFISEKIRKDKVTMTFMTSDVVHGFPRWYLMFGDYAEILEPESLKKRVIEILKEAQNRLLD, from the coding sequence ATGGGATTGGATACCATTAACAGATTTGACCGCATAGTGGCCATACTCATTCAACTACAATCAAAACGGATAGTAAAAGCCCAGGAATTGGCTGATCGTTTTGACGTGAGCTTACGTACCATTTATAGAGATATTCGCTCTTTAGAAGCTTCGGGCGTACCCATTTCTAGCGAAGCTGGTGTAGGGTATTCCATAATGGAAGGCTATCGTCTTCCCCCTGTTATGTTTACACGGGAAGAGGCAGGTAGTTTTGTTGCTGCTGAAAAATTGATGCAAAAATTTACGGACACCTCCTTAGGCTCTCACCATAAATCTGCCATGTACAAGGTAAAGTCGGTGTTAAGAGGGAAAGAAAAAGATTGGATTTCCACTTTAGAGGCTCAGGTACTAATTGACCCAACACAAACTCCTTTTGACGAAAACATACCCAACGCCCTAGAAATCCTCTTTGAAAGTATAGCAGATAAGAAACAGGTTTTTCTAAAGTATCATTCTTTGAATTCAGAAAAACCGTCTGACCGGTTTATTGAACCCGTAGGTCTATTTCATGAAAATAACTTTTGGTACGTATTAGGCTACTGCCTATTCCGGAAAGATTATAGACAATTTAGGACAGATAGAATGCTACGCATTACAGGAACTGACAAACCTTTTACTCTAGAGCACGGAATGCTAGATGAGCATTTAAACAAGAGACCTGATAAAGAGAAAACTAAAATTGTTATTTCTGTTGACAAGAGTATTGCTCGCTATATTTCTACAGGAAGAAAACAGTATGGGTTCATTTCCGAAAAAATTAGAAAGGATAAGGTTACAATGACCTTTATGACCTCAGATGTAGTTCATGGTTTTCCTAGGTGGTATTTAATGTTTGGGGACTATGCAGAGATTCTAGAACCAGAGAGTTTAAAAAAGCGAGTGATAGAGATTCTTAAAGAAGCACAAAACAGACTCCTAGACTAA